The Pyruvatibacter sp. genome has a segment encoding these proteins:
- the tpiA gene encoding triose-phosphate isomerase: MTARRPLVAGNWKMNGLRGSVAEVEALASALQQRPAPACDVMIAPPFTLIAQFAHTTANTGISIAGQDCSALAPGAHTGDVAATMLADAGATAVIVGHSERRQDHFETDETVNAKAHAVHAAGLVAIICVGETEPERDRGETLDVVKGQLSGSVPDNADAVNTVIAYEPVWAIGTGRTPTTDDVETVHATIRECLVTRFGAEKGNAMRVLYGGSVKAANASELMAVANVDGALVGGASLRAADFDGIIDAYR; the protein is encoded by the coding sequence ATGACCGCTCGCCGCCCGCTTGTCGCCGGAAACTGGAAGATGAACGGCCTGCGCGGTTCAGTGGCAGAGGTGGAAGCGCTGGCCAGTGCGCTGCAACAGCGCCCGGCACCGGCCTGCGACGTGATGATTGCCCCGCCGTTCACACTGATTGCGCAGTTTGCCCATACAACGGCCAATACCGGCATTTCGATTGCCGGCCAGGACTGTTCAGCATTGGCACCCGGCGCCCATACCGGCGACGTGGCCGCCACCATGTTGGCGGATGCAGGAGCCACTGCTGTGATCGTTGGCCATTCCGAGCGCCGTCAGGACCATTTCGAAACTGACGAAACGGTCAACGCCAAGGCACATGCCGTCCATGCAGCAGGCTTGGTGGCCATCATCTGTGTTGGCGAAACCGAGCCGGAGCGCGACCGGGGTGAGACGCTGGATGTGGTCAAGGGCCAGCTTTCCGGCTCCGTGCCGGACAACGCGGATGCCGTCAATACCGTGATCGCCTATGAGCCGGTCTGGGCGATTGGCACAGGGCGCACACCCACAACGGATGATGTGGAGACAGTCCACGCCACCATACGCGAATGCCTGGTAACACGCTTCGGTGCTGAAAAAGGCAATGCCATGCGCGTGCTCTACGGCGGCTCCGTCAAGGCCGCCAACGCCTCGGAGCTGATGGCGGTGGCCAATGTGGACGGTGCGCTGGTGGGCGGAGCCAGCCTCAGGGCAGCCGATTTTGACGGCATCATCGACGCCTATCGCTAG
- the secG gene encoding preprotein translocase subunit SecG → MENILLIIHTMVAIALVGVVLLQRSEGGALGMGGGGGGGGGGMLSSRAAANLLTRATAGLAVVFFLTSIALTVIHSGSSSSIADRITPVGPASDSAVEAPLDVAPPAVGPAGEEPATLDEPLVPRPE, encoded by the coding sequence ATGGAAAACATCCTGCTGATTATCCACACTATGGTTGCCATCGCCCTTGTGGGCGTGGTGCTGCTGCAACGCTCTGAAGGCGGCGCGCTGGGCATGGGTGGCGGTGGCGGCGGTGGTGGCGGCGGTATGCTGTCGAGCCGGGCGGCGGCAAACCTGCTGACGCGGGCAACCGCCGGTCTGGCGGTGGTGTTCTTTTTGACCTCCATTGCCCTGACGGTCATCCACTCCGGCAGCAGCAGTTCCATCGCCGATCGTATTACGCCCGTCGGCCCCGCCAGCGACAGCGCCGTCGAGGCGCCGCTGGATGTGGCACCGCCCGCTGTCGGCCCCGCAGGGGAAGAACCCGCGACGCTGGACGAGCCGTTGGTGCCCCGGCCCGAGTAA
- a CDS encoding CTP synthase: MARYIFITGGVVSSLGKGLASAALGAVLQARGYSVRLRKLDPYLNVDPGTMSPIQHGEVFVTDDGAETDLDLGHYERFTGVHATRFDNVTAGKIYQTILSKERRGDYLGGTVQVIPHVTDAIKAFVLHGNDDVDFVLCEIGGTVGDIEGLPFFEAIRQLGNDLPPNDAVFIHLTLMPWIASAGEMKTKPTQHSVRELRAIGIQPDILLCRADRPIPVDQRRKLGLFCNVRASSVIEARDVDTIYDVPAAYHAEGLDAEVLAHFGITDAPAPVLDQWQEITRRVRQPDGEVKIAVVGKYTGLKDAYKSLTEALTHGGIANKVRVDIEWIDSEIFEKEDPAPYLEGVNAILVPGAFGERGAEGKIAAARFAREREVPYFGICFGMQMAVVEAARNLANMPNASSSEFGPSNEPVVGLMTEWLKAGELQTRKENGNLGGTMRLGAYAASLKSGTRIADIYGTTQISERHRHRYEVNMTYREPLEAAGMTFSGASPDGLLPETIEIPSHPWFIGVQYHPELKSKPFDPHPLFASFVGAALQQSRLV; this comes from the coding sequence ATGGCGCGGTACATTTTCATTACCGGCGGCGTGGTGTCCTCCCTCGGCAAGGGTCTAGCATCAGCGGCGCTCGGCGCGGTTTTGCAGGCGCGCGGATATTCCGTGCGTTTGCGCAAGCTCGACCCCTATCTGAATGTCGATCCCGGCACCATGAGCCCCATCCAGCACGGTGAAGTGTTCGTGACCGATGACGGCGCGGAGACGGACCTGGATCTGGGCCACTACGAGCGCTTTACCGGCGTTCACGCCACCCGCTTCGACAACGTCACCGCTGGCAAGATCTACCAGACCATTCTCTCAAAAGAGCGCCGCGGCGATTATCTGGGCGGCACCGTGCAGGTCATTCCCCACGTAACCGACGCCATCAAGGCCTTCGTGCTGCATGGCAATGACGATGTGGACTTCGTGCTGTGCGAGATTGGCGGCACGGTGGGCGACATCGAGGGCCTGCCGTTCTTCGAGGCGATCCGCCAGCTCGGCAATGATTTGCCGCCCAATGACGCTGTGTTCATTCACCTCACCTTGATGCCGTGGATCGCGTCTGCCGGTGAAATGAAGACCAAGCCCACCCAGCACTCGGTGCGCGAGCTGCGCGCCATCGGCATCCAGCCGGATATTCTGCTGTGCCGCGCCGACCGGCCCATTCCGGTAGATCAGCGCCGCAAGCTGGGTCTGTTCTGCAACGTGCGCGCATCCAGCGTGATTGAAGCGCGCGACGTGGACACAATTTACGATGTGCCCGCCGCATACCACGCCGAGGGCCTGGATGCGGAAGTGCTGGCACATTTTGGCATCACCGATGCACCGGCCCCGGTTCTGGATCAGTGGCAGGAGATTACCCGTCGCGTGCGCCAGCCTGACGGCGAAGTCAAAATCGCCGTTGTGGGCAAATATACGGGCCTCAAGGATGCCTATAAGTCGCTGACCGAAGCGCTCACTCATGGCGGCATCGCCAACAAGGTGCGCGTCGATATTGAGTGGATTGATTCGGAAATCTTCGAGAAGGAAGACCCGGCTCCCTATCTGGAAGGCGTCAACGCGATTCTGGTGCCCGGCGCGTTTGGCGAGCGTGGCGCAGAAGGCAAGATTGCCGCTGCCCGGTTCGCCCGCGAGCGCGAAGTGCCCTACTTTGGCATCTGCTTTGGTATGCAGATGGCGGTGGTGGAAGCCGCCCGCAATCTGGCCAACATGCCCAACGCGTCATCGTCCGAGTTCGGCCCCTCCAACGAGCCGGTAGTGGGCCTGATGACCGAATGGCTGAAGGCCGGCGAACTGCAAACCCGCAAGGAAAACGGCAATCTGGGCGGCACCATGCGGCTTGGTGCCTATGCAGCCAGCCTCAAGAGCGGCACCCGCATCGCCGATATTTATGGCACGACGCAGATTTCAGAGCGCCACCGCCACCGCTATGAGGTCAACATGACCTACCGCGAGCCGCTGGAAGCGGCCGGCATGACGTTCTCCGGTGCGTCGCCCGATGGCCTGCTGCCCGAAACAATCGAAATCCCGTCGCACCCCTGGTTCATCGGCGTGCAGTACCATCCGGAACTGAAATCCAAACCGTTCGACCCGCACCCGCTGTTCGCAAGTTTCGTCGGCGCCGCCCTGCAGCAAAGCCGACTGGTCTAA
- the kdsA gene encoding 3-deoxy-8-phosphooctulonate synthase has product MTNPNASVSIGSATFGNKLPLSIIAGPCAMESRSHALEMASALKEITAKLGMGLVYKSSFDKANRTSANSPRGLGMELALPIFAEVKESLGIPVLTDVHSADQCAPLAEVVDVLQIPAFLCRQTDLLLAAAETGVVVNVKKGQFLAPWDMKNVVEKITGAGNPNVMVTERGASFGYNTLVSDMRALPELAKTGAPVIFDATHSVQQPGGQGTTSGGQREFVPVLARAAVAVGVAGVFMETHQDPDSAPSDGPNMVHLKDMPALLARLQAFDALSKAD; this is encoded by the coding sequence ATGACCAACCCCAACGCCAGTGTCTCCATCGGCTCTGCCACCTTCGGCAACAAATTGCCGCTGTCGATCATTGCCGGTCCCTGCGCCATGGAGAGCCGCAGCCATGCGCTGGAGATGGCGTCGGCGCTCAAGGAGATCACTGCCAAGCTGGGCATGGGGCTGGTCTATAAATCCTCCTTCGACAAGGCCAACCGCACCTCCGCCAACAGCCCGCGCGGGCTGGGCATGGAACTGGCGCTGCCGATTTTTGCGGAAGTCAAAGAGAGCCTCGGCATTCCCGTGCTGACCGATGTGCACTCGGCAGACCAGTGCGCGCCGCTGGCTGAGGTGGTGGACGTGTTGCAGATCCCCGCCTTCTTGTGCCGTCAGACCGACCTGCTGCTCGCCGCTGCTGAAACCGGCGTGGTGGTCAACGTCAAGAAGGGTCAGTTTCTGGCCCCGTGGGACATGAAAAACGTCGTTGAAAAAATCACCGGCGCAGGCAACCCCAACGTGATGGTGACGGAGCGCGGCGCGAGCTTTGGCTACAACACGCTGGTATCCGACATGCGCGCCTTGCCCGAACTCGCCAAAACCGGCGCACCTGTTATTTTTGATGCCACCCATTCCGTGCAACAGCCCGGCGGGCAGGGCACAACGTCCGGGGGGCAGCGCGAGTTTGTGCCGGTGCTGGCCCGCGCGGCGGTGGCTGTGGGTGTGGCGGGGGTGTTCATGGAAACCCATCAGGATCCGGACAGCGCGCCGTCTGATGGCCCCAATATGGTGCATTTGAAAGACATGCCCGCGTTGCTGGCGCGGTTGCAGGCGTTTGATGCATTGTCAAAGGCTGACTGA